The proteins below come from a single Benincasa hispida cultivar B227 chromosome 4, ASM972705v1, whole genome shotgun sequence genomic window:
- the LOC120075714 gene encoding protein NUCLEAR FUSION DEFECTIVE 4 isoform X1 — MGRWNEKLVAFFNNRWLVFVAAIWLQSCAGIGYLFGSISPVIKTNLSYNQRQIARLGVAKDLGDSVGILAATLSEILPFWGSLLVGAIHNFVGYGWIWLIVTGRAPVLPLWAMCILVFLGTNGETYFNTVALVSCVQNFPKSRGPVVGILKGFAGLSGAILTQIYAIVHAPDSANLIFMVAVGPALVAIGVMFFIRPVAGHRQVRPSDSMSFTSVYGVCLLLAAYLMGVMLVEDLVTLNPTVIAIFTGVMFVILLTPFLIPVTLTFSSETMTYAEQEALLPPSEKQEPARSEPDGNEVIFSEVEDEKSEGEDLLPALERQKRIAQLQARLLQAAAEGAVRVKRRKGPRRGEDFTLGQALIKADFWLIFVSLLLGSGTGLTVIDNLGQMSESLGYDNTHIFVSLISIWNFLGRVGGGYLSEIVVRDFAYPRPIAMAIAQFLMIFGHLFIGMGWPGAMYIGTLITGLGYGAHWAIVPATASELFGLKKFGALYNFLTLSNPMGSLIFSSLIASGIYDSEAEKQAHNHPPHLQSSSSFLLSRLYADGPHECEGAICFFLTCMLMAGLCAIAGMLSLILVYRTKGVYSNLYGKSRTSTLS, encoded by the exons ATGGGTCGGTGGAATGAGAAACTTGTGGCCTTTTTCAACAATAGATGGTTGGTTTTTGTAGCTGCAATATGGCTTCAATCATGCGCTGGAATTGGGTATCTTTTTGGAAGTATATCGCCGGTTATCAAAACCAATTTGAGTTACAATCAGAGGCAAATTGCGCGTCTCGGTGTTGCTAAAGACCTTGGCGATAGCGTCGGCATTTTGGCCGCTACCTTGTCGGAGATTTTGCCCTTTTGGGGATCTCTCTTGGTCGGTGCTATCCATAACTTTGTTGGGTATGGTTGGATTTGGCTCATCGTCACTGGTCGAGCTCCCGTTTTGCCTCTCTGGGCT ATGTGCATTCTTGTATTTCTGGGAACGAATGGGGAGACGTACTTCAATACGGTTGCTCTGGTTTCTTGTGTACAAAACTTTCCGAAAAGCAGGGGCCCTGTCGTCGGGATTCTGAAAGGCTTTGCTGGTTTAAGTGGTGCAATTTTGACTCAGATATATGCAATCGTGCATGCTCCTGATTCAGCCAATCTTATATTCATGGTTGCAGTAGGTCCTGCACTGGTAGCTATTGGTGTGATGTTTTTTATCAGACCTGTCGCTGGTCATAGACAAGTAAGGCCGTCCGATAGCATGAGCTTTACTAGTGTTTATGGTGTCTGTCTCCTTTTGGCTGCTTATTTGATGGGAGTCATGCTTGTTGAGGATCTTGTTACCTTGAACCCCACCGTGATAGCCATTTTTACTGGGGTTATGTTTGTCATCCTTCTTACACCCTTTTTGATTCCCGTGACATTGACTTTTAGCTCGGAGACAATGACATATGCTGAGCAAGAGGCTCTCCTACCACCTTCAGAGAAACAGGAACCTGCTAGATCTGAACCAGATGGTAATGAAGTGATATTTAGTGAGGTGGAAGATGAGAAATCAGAGGGAGAGGACTTACTTCCTGCATTAGAGAGACAAAAacgcattgctcagctgcaagCAAGACTATTGCAAGCAGCTGCAGAAGGAGCAGTAAGAGTGAAGAGGAGGAAGGGTCCGCGTCGAGGAGAAGACTTCACTTTGGGTCAAGCTTTAATCAAAGCCGATTTTTGGCTTATATTCGTCTCCCTTCTTCTTGGTTCTGGAACTGGATTGACTGTGATCGATAACCTCGGACAGATGAGCGAGTCTTTAGGTTATGATAATACACATATTTTTGTATCCCTGATCAGCATATGGAACTTTCTCGGCCGTGTTGGTGGTGGATACCTCTCTGAGATTGTTGTGAG AGATTTTGCTTATCCAAGACCCATTGCAATGGCGATTGCACAATTCCTTATGATATTCGGACATCTCTTCATCGGCATGGGATGGCCTGGGGCAATGTACATTGGTACTCTCATAACGGGGCTCGGGTATGGGGCTCACTGGGCAATTGTGCCTGCTACTGCCTCTGAATTGTTTGGCTTGAAGAAGTTTGGGGCTTTATACAACTTCCTCACTCTCTCAAATCCTATGGGATCTCTGATATTTTCGAGCTTAATCGCGAGCGGTATATATGACAGTGAAGCAGAGAAGCAAGCTCATAACCATCCCCCACATCTGCAGAGCTCCTCATCATTTTTGTTGAGTAGACTTTACGCCGATGGACCGCACGAATGTGAGGGTGCCATATGTTTctttttaacttgtatgttaaTGGCTGGATTATGTGCGATTGCAGGCATgttaagtttaattttggtgtatCGGACAAAGGGTGTTTACTCCAACCTCTATGGGAAATCTCGTACATCGACGCTTTCGTAG
- the LOC120075714 gene encoding protein NUCLEAR FUSION DEFECTIVE 4 isoform X2 — MCILVFLGTNGETYFNTVALVSCVQNFPKSRGPVVGILKGFAGLSGAILTQIYAIVHAPDSANLIFMVAVGPALVAIGVMFFIRPVAGHRQVRPSDSMSFTSVYGVCLLLAAYLMGVMLVEDLVTLNPTVIAIFTGVMFVILLTPFLIPVTLTFSSETMTYAEQEALLPPSEKQEPARSEPDGNEVIFSEVEDEKSEGEDLLPALERQKRIAQLQARLLQAAAEGAVRVKRRKGPRRGEDFTLGQALIKADFWLIFVSLLLGSGTGLTVIDNLGQMSESLGYDNTHIFVSLISIWNFLGRVGGGYLSEIVVRDFAYPRPIAMAIAQFLMIFGHLFIGMGWPGAMYIGTLITGLGYGAHWAIVPATASELFGLKKFGALYNFLTLSNPMGSLIFSSLIASGIYDSEAEKQAHNHPPHLQSSSSFLLSRLYADGPHECEGAICFFLTCMLMAGLCAIAGMLSLILVYRTKGVYSNLYGKSRTSTLS; from the exons ATGTGCATTCTTGTATTTCTGGGAACGAATGGGGAGACGTACTTCAATACGGTTGCTCTGGTTTCTTGTGTACAAAACTTTCCGAAAAGCAGGGGCCCTGTCGTCGGGATTCTGAAAGGCTTTGCTGGTTTAAGTGGTGCAATTTTGACTCAGATATATGCAATCGTGCATGCTCCTGATTCAGCCAATCTTATATTCATGGTTGCAGTAGGTCCTGCACTGGTAGCTATTGGTGTGATGTTTTTTATCAGACCTGTCGCTGGTCATAGACAAGTAAGGCCGTCCGATAGCATGAGCTTTACTAGTGTTTATGGTGTCTGTCTCCTTTTGGCTGCTTATTTGATGGGAGTCATGCTTGTTGAGGATCTTGTTACCTTGAACCCCACCGTGATAGCCATTTTTACTGGGGTTATGTTTGTCATCCTTCTTACACCCTTTTTGATTCCCGTGACATTGACTTTTAGCTCGGAGACAATGACATATGCTGAGCAAGAGGCTCTCCTACCACCTTCAGAGAAACAGGAACCTGCTAGATCTGAACCAGATGGTAATGAAGTGATATTTAGTGAGGTGGAAGATGAGAAATCAGAGGGAGAGGACTTACTTCCTGCATTAGAGAGACAAAAacgcattgctcagctgcaagCAAGACTATTGCAAGCAGCTGCAGAAGGAGCAGTAAGAGTGAAGAGGAGGAAGGGTCCGCGTCGAGGAGAAGACTTCACTTTGGGTCAAGCTTTAATCAAAGCCGATTTTTGGCTTATATTCGTCTCCCTTCTTCTTGGTTCTGGAACTGGATTGACTGTGATCGATAACCTCGGACAGATGAGCGAGTCTTTAGGTTATGATAATACACATATTTTTGTATCCCTGATCAGCATATGGAACTTTCTCGGCCGTGTTGGTGGTGGATACCTCTCTGAGATTGTTGTGAG AGATTTTGCTTATCCAAGACCCATTGCAATGGCGATTGCACAATTCCTTATGATATTCGGACATCTCTTCATCGGCATGGGATGGCCTGGGGCAATGTACATTGGTACTCTCATAACGGGGCTCGGGTATGGGGCTCACTGGGCAATTGTGCCTGCTACTGCCTCTGAATTGTTTGGCTTGAAGAAGTTTGGGGCTTTATACAACTTCCTCACTCTCTCAAATCCTATGGGATCTCTGATATTTTCGAGCTTAATCGCGAGCGGTATATATGACAGTGAAGCAGAGAAGCAAGCTCATAACCATCCCCCACATCTGCAGAGCTCCTCATCATTTTTGTTGAGTAGACTTTACGCCGATGGACCGCACGAATGTGAGGGTGCCATATGTTTctttttaacttgtatgttaaTGGCTGGATTATGTGCGATTGCAGGCATgttaagtttaattttggtgtatCGGACAAAGGGTGTTTACTCCAACCTCTATGGGAAATCTCGTACATCGACGCTTTCGTAG